In Suttonella indologenes, one genomic interval encodes:
- a CDS encoding ATP phosphoribosyltransferase regulatory subunit: protein MTRYWMLPEDVIELLPQEASHIESLRRKLLDSMALWGYELVKPPLVEFLDSLLAGSENLDIQTFKITDQASGRLMGVRADLTPQIARIDAHRMAGTGTRRFAYCGDVLRTRSESTQPRRNPLIVGAELYGVANVSGDMEVMGLLLDCMNACGVEQSVLDIGHSAIFAGLVAVHGLSAEDSRAVKEAISGVQRPTLSQWQTAKRFSAACLADIAFLLDAPLHRAGLADLTQQFGGRHALFDQAIADLEAAEAMLRAAYPQQEIVVDVSSIGTYGYHSGLVFALYAQGHYDALARGGRYDGLGEVYGKARPATGFSIDLLTLGQLLPLPVSAQRPEKQAWSQNSKIFQDALSKRRSGIAVIFEHEGES from the coding sequence ATGACGCGTTATTGGATGCTGCCTGAAGACGTGATTGAATTATTGCCGCAGGAAGCCTCGCATATTGAAAGTTTGAGGCGTAAATTGCTCGATAGTATGGCTTTATGGGGCTATGAATTGGTCAAGCCGCCTTTGGTGGAATTTTTAGATTCTTTGCTCGCAGGTAGTGAAAATTTAGATATTCAAACTTTTAAAATCACGGATCAAGCCAGCGGGCGTCTCATGGGCGTGCGGGCGGACTTAACGCCGCAAATTGCGCGGATTGATGCGCACCGTATGGCAGGCACGGGCACGCGCCGTTTTGCTTATTGCGGCGATGTTCTGCGTACGCGCAGCGAAAGCACGCAGCCGCGGCGTAATCCTTTGATTGTCGGCGCGGAATTATACGGCGTGGCAAATGTGTCCGGCGATATGGAAGTGATGGGCTTATTATTGGATTGCATGAATGCCTGCGGTGTGGAGCAAAGCGTTTTGGATATCGGGCATTCCGCTATTTTTGCAGGATTGGTGGCTGTGCATGGATTAAGCGCTGAGGACAGTCGCGCGGTAAAAGAAGCGATTAGCGGCGTGCAGCGTCCAACTTTGTCGCAATGGCAAACAGCGAAACGCTTTAGTGCCGCCTGTTTGGCGGATATTGCTTTTTTATTAGATGCGCCTTTGCATAGAGCGGGTTTGGCGGATTTAACACAGCAGTTCGGCGGTCGCCATGCTTTGTTCGATCAGGCAATTGCCGATTTAGAAGCGGCAGAAGCGATGTTGCGCGCGGCATATCCGCAGCAGGAAATAGTAGTGGATGTGAGTAGCATCGGTACTTACGGCTATCATTCGGGTTTAGTCTTCGCCCTTTATGCACAGGGGCATTATGATGCTTTGGCGCGCGGCGGTCGGTATGACGGCTTGGGCGAGGTCTATGGCAAAGCGCGCCCTGCTACAGGTTTTAGTATCGATTTACTGACTTTAGGACAGTTATTGCCTTTGCCTGTGTCTGCACAAAGACCCGAAAAACAGGCTTGGTCGCAAAACAGCAAGATTTTTCAAGATGCTTTGTCAAAAAGACGAAGCGGTATTGCAGTCATTTTTGAACATGAGGGAGAATCATGA
- a CDS encoding LPS O-antigen chain length determinant protein WzzB, giving the protein MTNNIQQYHQADDEIDLIELIRVLWKNKLQIIAVTAITTILAAAYAFTAKQQWTSKTTVVAPTLSDMGEYLAIRREYNRILQTEAIDPNALSANLFANFSQLARSTDVRNEFFAQSDIYKQLTEGKDEFGKIIALSSLSNQTTKFIIPDAKKEPNTIGYKISFFAETPTEAKKTLEAFVNFVDAETLKIELDSFLINFENTLKTLRYEKFVHDENVNLLQKVQLDYLNKAYETADRAGVEDYYKFFLNDNVSQDVTQQAQTQAQAQAQAQVSLVDSQLFNSNYLFMLGKKYLKAQIEALTEKGKIYSTRYYQIDSQVKQLEALLEQAKQIKAQTYHYHASPDYPVRRDKPKKAIILVLGMFLGFCLSIVWIILLSLFKNSSIKKNIN; this is encoded by the coding sequence ATGACAAACAATATTCAGCAATATCATCAAGCAGATGACGAAATTGACCTGATTGAACTTATCCGCGTTTTGTGGAAAAACAAACTGCAAATTATCGCCGTTACAGCGATTACAACAATATTAGCTGCGGCTTATGCTTTTACTGCCAAGCAGCAATGGACATCAAAAACAACAGTCGTTGCTCCCACACTAAGCGATATGGGTGAATATTTGGCTATTCGCCGTGAATATAATCGCATATTGCAAACCGAAGCCATCGATCCTAATGCATTGTCAGCTAATTTATTTGCCAATTTTAGCCAATTAGCACGTTCAACGGATGTCAGAAACGAATTTTTTGCTCAATCTGATATTTACAAACAACTCACAGAAGGTAAAGATGAGTTTGGAAAAATTATCGCATTATCTAGTTTGAGCAATCAAACAACTAAATTTATTATTCCGGATGCTAAAAAAGAACCTAATACGATTGGTTACAAAATCTCTTTCTTCGCTGAAACGCCAACAGAAGCAAAAAAAACTTTAGAAGCTTTTGTAAATTTTGTGGATGCTGAAACGCTCAAAATAGAATTAGATAGCTTTTTGATTAATTTTGAGAATACGCTCAAAACGCTTAGGTACGAAAAATTCGTACATGATGAGAATGTAAATTTATTGCAAAAAGTACAACTGGATTATTTGAATAAAGCCTATGAAACTGCTGACAGAGCAGGAGTTGAAGATTATTATAAATTTTTCCTTAATGATAATGTTTCTCAAGATGTAACACAACAAGCACAAACACAAGCACAAGCACAAGCACAAGCACAAGTATCTTTAGTAGATTCACAATTGTTCAATAGTAACTACTTATTCATGCTTGGTAAAAAATACTTAAAAGCACAAATTGAAGCTTTGACGGAAAAAGGTAAAATTTATTCTACGCGGTACTATCAAATTGACTCGCAGGTCAAACAACTTGAAGCATTATTAGAACAAGCTAAACAAATAAAAGCACAAACTTATCATTATCATGCTTCACCTGATTATCCTGTGAGGAGAGATAAGCCTAAAAAAGCTATAATTTTAGTATTAGGTATGTTTTTAGGTTTCTGTTTATCAATAGTATGGATAATTTTATTGTCATTGTTTAAAAATAGTTCAATCAAGAAAAATATTAATTAA
- the hflC gene encoding protease modulator HflC: MKGLKVIGIPAAILAALVFSGAFYVVNERQLAVTTQFSRLVGTTESAGLKMKIPFIQHVEFFDKRIQRLNVDPELFLTNEKKYLIVDYYVEWKVGDIRRFYTTTQGNFQRAATLLDQLVKDGLRNEFARRSVSEVISQDRNAIMSHLNNELSKDSERYGVEIVGVRLKRVDFSDDIRDRVFERMRAERERVSRNLRAQGQEKSQGIRANAEREAAEILAKADAEAQVIRGHADAQAAKIYADAYGRDLEFYEFWRSMNAYREGFVGKGNNVLVLDPNNDFLKYFAPASKADEAAE, encoded by the coding sequence ATGAAAGGATTAAAAGTTATTGGAATTCCGGCGGCAATCTTAGCAGCTTTGGTCTTTAGCGGTGCTTTTTATGTCGTCAATGAGCGGCAATTGGCGGTTACCACGCAGTTCTCGCGTTTGGTCGGTACGACAGAAAGCGCAGGGTTGAAGATGAAAATCCCCTTTATTCAGCATGTGGAATTTTTTGACAAGCGGATTCAGCGCCTAAACGTCGATCCCGAATTGTTTTTGACAAATGAAAAGAAATATCTGATTGTCGATTATTATGTGGAATGGAAAGTAGGCGATATCCGCCGTTTCTATACCACCACACAAGGCAATTTCCAACGCGCGGCAACCTTGCTCGATCAATTGGTCAAAGACGGTTTGCGCAATGAATTTGCCCGTCGTTCGGTATCGGAAGTGATTTCGCAAGACCGCAATGCGATTATGAGCCATTTAAATAATGAGCTAAGCAAAGACAGCGAACGTTACGGCGTGGAAATTGTCGGCGTACGTTTGAAGCGCGTTGATTTCTCCGATGATATCCGCGATCGCGTCTTTGAGCGGATGCGCGCCGAACGTGAACGCGTATCGCGCAATTTGCGCGCCCAAGGGCAGGAAAAATCACAGGGTATTCGTGCCAATGCCGAGCGCGAAGCAGCCGAGATTTTAGCTAAGGCAGATGCAGAGGCGCAGGTTATCCGCGGTCATGCCGATGCGCAGGCGGCAAAAATTTATGCGGATGCTTACGGCAGAGATTTAGAGTTTTACGAGTTTTGGCGCAGCATGAATGCTTATCGCGAAGGCTTTGTTGGCAAAGGAAATAATGTCTTAGTGCTTGACCCTAACAATGATTTTCTTAAGTATTTTGCGCCGGCATCGAAAGCAGACGAGGCGGCAGAGTGA
- a CDS encoding prohibitin family protein translates to MNLRSVFGLVLWSMIGFFSFALLMGTFYTIDEGERGVVLSYGKFEKIADAGLHFKIPMVNKVVKIPVRTTTGTLDKVFAYSSDQQPADITVSITLAVSESGVGELYQQFKNLDNAYQLAVIPLVKQELKTVFGQYTALRAVQQREKLNIDVEVAVEKILQPYPYLILRGVQIENIDYSKAYEQTIEDRMKAEVEVERYKQNLEREKVEAQIAITRAQAEAAAKVKFAEGEAKAIALRAQAEAQAIREKSEALKENPNIIALMQAEKWNGQLPSTMLPNGAVPMLTVPKQ, encoded by the coding sequence ATGAACTTACGTTCTGTATTCGGTTTGGTTTTATGGTCGATGATCGGATTTTTTAGTTTTGCTTTGCTGATGGGGACTTTTTATACGATTGATGAGGGCGAGAGAGGCGTAGTGCTGTCTTATGGCAAGTTTGAAAAAATTGCCGATGCCGGTTTGCATTTTAAAATTCCTATGGTCAATAAGGTGGTAAAAATTCCTGTGCGCACGACAACGGGGACTTTGGATAAAGTGTTTGCCTATTCTTCCGATCAGCAGCCTGCCGATATTACGGTATCTATTACTTTAGCGGTATCGGAGAGCGGCGTGGGAGAGCTGTATCAGCAATTCAAAAATTTGGATAATGCTTATCAGCTGGCAGTCATACCTTTAGTGAAGCAGGAATTAAAGACGGTGTTTGGGCAATATACGGCTTTGCGGGCGGTGCAGCAGCGTGAAAAACTCAATATTGATGTCGAGGTGGCGGTGGAGAAGATTCTTCAGCCTTATCCTTATCTGATTTTGCGCGGTGTACAGATTGAAAACATCGATTATTCCAAGGCTTATGAACAGACGATTGAAGACCGCATGAAAGCGGAAGTGGAAGTCGAGCGTTATAAGCAGAATTTAGAGCGTGAGAAAGTGGAGGCGCAAATCGCGATTACGCGTGCGCAAGCAGAAGCGGCGGCGAAAGTGAAATTTGCTGAAGGCGAGGCAAAGGCGATTGCTTTACGCGCTCAAGCGGAAGCGCAGGCGATTCGCGAGAAATCGGAGGCATTGAAGGAAAATCCGAATATTATCGCTTTGATGCAGGCGGAAAAATGGAACGGACAACTGCCGAGCACGATGCTGCCTAATGGTGCGGTGCCGATGTTGACGGTGCCTAAGCAATAA
- a CDS encoding DUF4878 domain-containing protein, protein MKKLLVLSALSLMLLTACGKEAPAEAAETFFTELLQGDVKKALSIVYLPAEVNNPFGLDLLEQVFNAMQEELKKQGGVKKITAEKVTYNSDKTQASVVLKIETNNGQVKSSESINVVKDNGVWKVKMQ, encoded by the coding sequence ATGAAAAAACTCCTTGTCTTATCCGCATTAAGCCTGATGCTTTTAACCGCCTGCGGCAAAGAAGCCCCTGCCGAAGCGGCGGAAACCTTCTTTACCGAACTCTTGCAAGGCGATGTTAAAAAAGCCCTTTCTATCGTCTATCTGCCTGCGGAAGTCAATAATCCTTTCGGTCTGGACTTATTGGAACAAGTCTTCAATGCCATGCAGGAAGAGCTGAAAAAACAAGGCGGAGTCAAAAAAATCACAGCGGAAAAAGTGACTTATAACAGCGATAAGACTCAGGCAAGCGTTGTGCTGAAAATCGAAACCAATAACGGTCAAGTAAAAAGCAGCGAGTCGATTAATGTGGTTAAAGATAACGGTGTATGGAAAGTAAAAATGCAATAA
- the hfq gene encoding RNA chaperone Hfq codes for MSKSQSLQDPYLNALRRERVPVSVYLVNGIKLQGQIESFDAFVLLLRNNISQMVYKHAISTIVPSRNVRFGDEAEQEESAEPEIGNAAAAPAAHSDPLY; via the coding sequence ATGAGCAAATCCCAATCACTGCAAGATCCGTATTTGAATGCTTTGCGCCGCGAGCGCGTACCTGTATCGGTGTATTTGGTTAACGGCATTAAATTGCAGGGACAAATCGAGTCTTTCGATGCCTTTGTCTTGTTGCTGCGCAATAATATTTCTCAAATGGTGTATAAACACGCGATTTCTACTATCGTGCCTTCGCGCAATGTGCGTTTCGGCGACGAGGCGGAGCAAGAAGAAAGCGCAGAGCCTGAAATTGGCAATGCAGCAGCGGCTCCGGCGGCGCATAGCGATCCTTTGTATTAA
- the hflX gene encoding ribosome rescue GTPase HflX, whose protein sequence is MFERPQTGEKAALIQVDINRPYEAAVEEEFHLLAASAGAQALWTAQFSRTEPEPKYLIGKGQAEMIAEAVKAHGIELVIFNAALSPSQERNLEKLFSARVLDRSGLVLDIFAQRARSHEGKLQVELAQLNHLSTRLVRGWTHLERQKGGIGLRGPGETQLETDRRLLAIRIKQLQKKLEKVERQRFETRKSRHRRDMPTVALAGYTNSGKSTLFNRLTDSAVLAKDQLFATLDPTWRKLVHEGRQTILLADTVGFVSDLPHELVAAFKSTLEETAFADLILNVVDYHDEDHIDREAVVESVLEEIGAGDVPMIRVFNKIDLKDESARVLRDEKGNAHTVFVSALTGAGMDLLIEALQSHFGGQEQRGWLLLSPQEGALRAELFALQSVENETFLADGGMALQLRLAEKDRRRLQSQYNRAIELQSQPNS, encoded by the coding sequence TTGTTTGAGCGTCCGCAAACAGGAGAAAAAGCCGCTTTGATTCAGGTCGATATTAATCGCCCTTATGAGGCGGCGGTGGAAGAAGAATTTCATTTGCTGGCGGCTTCTGCGGGCGCGCAGGCGCTGTGGACGGCGCAATTTTCCCGTACCGAACCCGAGCCTAAATATCTGATTGGCAAAGGTCAGGCGGAAATGATTGCAGAGGCGGTAAAGGCTCATGGTATTGAGCTGGTTATTTTTAATGCGGCATTATCTCCTTCGCAAGAACGCAATTTAGAAAAGCTGTTTTCCGCGCGCGTTTTAGACCGCAGCGGTTTGGTCTTGGATATTTTTGCCCAAAGAGCGCGCAGTCATGAGGGAAAATTGCAGGTGGAATTGGCGCAGCTGAACCATTTATCCACGCGCTTGGTGCGCGGTTGGACGCATTTGGAGCGGCAGAAAGGCGGTATCGGCTTGCGCGGTCCCGGCGAAACGCAGTTGGAGACCGACCGCCGCTTGCTCGCCATTCGGATTAAGCAGTTGCAGAAAAAATTAGAAAAGGTGGAGCGGCAGCGTTTTGAAACGCGCAAAAGCCGCCATCGCCGCGATATGCCGACCGTTGCTTTAGCCGGTTATACCAATTCGGGGAAATCGACCTTATTCAACCGTCTGACGGATTCGGCGGTTTTGGCAAAGGATCAATTATTCGCCACCCTAGACCCGACTTGGCGCAAATTGGTGCATGAGGGGCGGCAAACGATTTTGCTTGCCGATACGGTGGGTTTTGTCAGCGATTTGCCGCATGAATTGGTGGCGGCATTTAAATCGACGCTGGAAGAAACCGCTTTTGCCGATTTGATTTTAAATGTGGTGGATTATCATGATGAAGATCATATTGATCGCGAAGCGGTGGTGGAAAGCGTATTAGAGGAAATCGGCGCAGGCGATGTGCCGATGATTCGCGTATTTAATAAAATTGATTTGAAAGACGAATCCGCGCGCGTTTTGCGCGATGAGAAAGGCAATGCACATACGGTTTTTGTGTCGGCTTTGACAGGGGCGGGCATGGATTTGTTAATCGAGGCTTTGCAAAGCCATTTCGGCGGACAAGAGCAGCGGGGTTGGCTGTTGCTGTCGCCGCAAGAAGGGGCTTTGCGGGCGGAATTGTTTGCCTTGCAAAGCGTCGAAAACGAGACGTTTTTGGCAGACGGCGGCATGGCTTTGCAGCTTCGTCTTGCAGAAAAAGATAGGCGGCGTTTGCAATCCCAGTATAATCGCGCCATAGAATTACAGTCGCAACCAAATAGCTAA
- the hflK gene encoding FtsH protease activity modulator HflK encodes MFTILTLSQYIAQQRAARGLQMAQDPWGGRQDNQQNDSKGRDQPPDLDELFNKLIGRRNSNSGDNGDNGDNRRGGGSLPPMNFQFNSKLAGLAGAVLLALWLGSGIYTVKERENGVETVLGKYSSTSKSGLNWRVPYPFGRVEIVDVQSISTMRVGEFKTQKGSVSTQDQRVGQMLTKDENIVEIGAAVQYRISDARAFQFNAADPVEVLGDVVTSAIREVVGANTVDDILTDRRNEWPQQARKIIEETIAAYGLGIEVVALELQDARVPVEVQDAFEDAVRAREDEERLRLQAEAFANERLPIARGHAEQQVQAAKAYAAQIEARAAADATRFTVLLDAYQQDKAALRSRLYLETMSAVYADNPKVVLEGDATPIINMNGMANDQTGQKLLEQIAAAHQQAEQQTGNHSATSNASPQNNSSASSFGNAAAQDERSRLRSRGR; translated from the coding sequence ATGTTTACGATATTAACGTTAAGTCAATATATTGCGCAGCAGCGCGCCGCGCGAGGCTTGCAAATGGCGCAAGACCCTTGGGGCGGTCGGCAGGACAATCAGCAGAATGATTCGAAAGGTCGCGATCAGCCGCCGGATTTGGATGAATTGTTCAATAAATTGATTGGACGGCGCAATAGCAATAGCGGCGACAACGGAGATAATGGCGACAATCGCCGCGGCGGAGGTTCTCTGCCGCCGATGAATTTTCAGTTTAATAGCAAACTGGCGGGTTTGGCCGGCGCAGTGCTGTTGGCATTATGGTTGGGTTCCGGCATTTATACGGTCAAAGAGCGTGAAAACGGCGTAGAAACGGTATTAGGCAAATACAGCAGTACCTCTAAATCCGGCTTGAATTGGCGCGTGCCTTATCCTTTTGGACGTGTGGAAATTGTGGATGTGCAATCGATTTCCACCATGCGCGTCGGCGAGTTTAAAACGCAGAAAGGCAGTGTGAGTACTCAAGACCAGCGCGTAGGACAAATGCTGACTAAAGACGAAAATATCGTTGAGATTGGCGCGGCGGTGCAATACCGCATTAGCGATGCCCGCGCTTTTCAATTCAATGCCGCCGATCCGGTGGAAGTTTTGGGCGATGTGGTAACCAGTGCGATTCGCGAAGTAGTGGGCGCCAATACGGTGGACGATATTTTAACCGACCGCCGTAACGAATGGCCGCAGCAGGCGCGCAAAATTATCGAAGAAACGATTGCCGCCTATGGTTTGGGGATTGAAGTCGTCGCCCTAGAATTGCAAGATGCGCGGGTGCCGGTAGAAGTGCAGGATGCCTTTGAAGATGCGGTGCGCGCCCGTGAAGATGAAGAGCGCTTGCGTTTGCAAGCCGAAGCCTTTGCCAATGAGCGTTTGCCGATTGCCCGCGGTCATGCCGAGCAGCAGGTGCAGGCCGCTAAGGCTTATGCAGCGCAAATTGAAGCGCGTGCGGCGGCGGATGCGACGCGTTTTACGGTTTTGCTCGATGCCTATCAGCAGGATAAAGCGGCATTGCGCAGCCGATTGTATTTGGAAACCATGAGCGCGGTCTATGCGGATAATCCGAAAGTGGTGCTGGAAGGCGATGCGACGCCGATTATCAATATGAACGGCATGGCAAACGATCAAACAGGGCAGAAGTTGCTGGAACAAATCGCCGCCGCTCATCAACAGGCGGAGCAGCAGACAGGCAATCACAGCGCAACCTCGAATGCAAGTCCGCAAAACAACAGTAGCGCGTCTTCGTTCGGCAATGCCGCCGCTCAAGACGAACGCAGTCGTTTGCGCAGTCGCGGTCGCTAA
- a CDS encoding 4'-phosphopantetheinyl transferase family protein, which produces MTAALFYCPPQLAAYYRRCRLDEQDQTRLAQNPQLVKSISWQTSRVGKHLAKQYYPQGKLCLSHKDGHSLIAVGTGKTGVDLEYLRQRDYLALAEKTCSAEEIRRLRHLEAKAQQELFYRLWTVKEALIKGQDLRFPSDMPAIGFTWKTQESFAEGIIIRSPSPRLVRTWLSAALAPDWYFAALWFEPVGEIALYSLIDLNIHDIIGSSALEIKYRPLSLAF; this is translated from the coding sequence ATGACCGCCGCCCTATTTTATTGCCCGCCGCAGCTTGCGGCATATTATCGCCGCTGCCGACTGGACGAACAAGACCAAACGCGCCTTGCGCAAAATCCGCAACTCGTCAAAAGCATTAGCTGGCAAACCTCGCGCGTCGGCAAACACCTCGCCAAACAATACTATCCTCAAGGCAAACTCTGCCTCAGCCATAAAGACGGACACAGCCTGATTGCCGTCGGCACCGGCAAAACAGGCGTAGATTTGGAATATCTCCGCCAACGCGACTACCTTGCGCTGGCAGAAAAAACCTGCTCGGCAGAAGAAATCCGACGCCTGCGCCATCTCGAAGCAAAGGCGCAGCAAGAATTGTTTTACCGCCTGTGGACAGTCAAAGAAGCGCTCATCAAAGGACAGGATTTGCGCTTCCCAAGCGATATGCCCGCCATCGGCTTTACTTGGAAAACACAAGAATCCTTTGCCGAAGGCATCATCATTCGCAGCCCGTCGCCGCGCCTTGTCCGCACTTGGCTCAGCGCTGCTTTGGCCCCTGATTGGTATTTTGCCGCACTATGGTTTGAGCCGGTCGGCGAAATCGCACTTTACAGCCTTATTGACTTGAATATTCACGACATAATCGGCTCATCGGCGCTAGAAATAAAATACCGCCCCTTGTCGCTTGCTTTTTAA
- a CDS encoding adenylosuccinate synthase yields the protein MSTNLVIIGAQWGDEGKGKIVDLLTEKAAAVVRFQGGHNAGHTLVINGKKTVLHLIPSGILHEGVVSYIGNGVVLCLRALIKEMQALQAEGVLVSERLRISPACALILPSHIALDQAREAARSEGKIGTTGRGIGPCYEDKVARRGLRLADLHNPDLFRRRITELMAYHNFLLEHYLQAETVAVEPVIEEWLAYAETVLPMIADVSVEIEQHHQAGKHVIFEGAQGAMLDIDHGTYPYVTSSTTSSGGAASGSGVGVHALDYILAITKAYTTRVGSGPFPTEQLNDIGEHLGKVGQEIGASTGRKRRCGWIDLPALRRAHLNSSFDGLCITKLDVLDELETVQVCTHYRLRGELLSIAPLGADDLAACEPVYESVPGWQSNTFGLRNEAELPQKARDYLAALEQWLGLPIVIVSTGPDRQHTIIRKSLLK from the coding sequence ATGAGTACCAATTTGGTCATTATCGGCGCGCAATGGGGCGATGAAGGTAAGGGAAAAATTGTTGATTTGTTGACAGAAAAAGCCGCGGCAGTGGTGCGCTTTCAAGGCGGTCATAATGCAGGGCATACGTTGGTCATTAATGGCAAAAAAACGGTACTGCATCTGATTCCCTCCGGAATTTTACATGAGGGCGTCGTCAGTTATATCGGCAATGGTGTCGTTTTATGCTTGCGTGCTTTAATCAAAGAAATGCAGGCCTTGCAAGCGGAAGGTGTGCTTGTCAGCGAGCGTTTGCGCATTTCTCCTGCCTGCGCATTGATTTTGCCCAGCCATATCGCTTTGGATCAGGCGCGTGAGGCAGCGCGCAGCGAGGGCAAAATCGGCACGACCGGACGCGGCATCGGGCCTTGCTATGAAGATAAAGTGGCAAGACGCGGTCTGCGCTTGGCGGATTTGCATAACCCTGATTTATTCCGCCGCCGTATCACAGAATTGATGGCTTACCATAATTTCTTATTGGAGCATTATTTGCAGGCGGAAACAGTAGCCGTTGAGCCGGTAATTGAAGAATGGTTGGCTTATGCAGAAACCGTTTTGCCAATGATTGCTGATGTCAGCGTTGAAATCGAGCAGCATCATCAAGCAGGCAAACATGTGATTTTTGAGGGCGCGCAAGGTGCGATGCTCGATATCGACCACGGCACATATCCCTATGTGACCTCTTCTACCACTTCTTCCGGTGGTGCGGCATCTGGCAGCGGCGTTGGCGTGCATGCGCTAGACTATATCTTGGCAATTACCAAAGCCTATACCACGCGCGTCGGCAGCGGACCTTTCCCTACCGAACAATTAAATGACATTGGCGAACATTTAGGTAAAGTCGGACAGGAAATCGGCGCATCCACAGGGCGCAAACGCCGCTGCGGCTGGATTGATTTGCCTGCTTTACGCCGCGCACATCTGAATTCATCTTTTGATGGACTGTGTATTACCAAATTAGATGTCTTAGATGAATTGGAAACCGTGCAAGTCTGTACCCATTACCGCTTGCGTGGTGAATTATTAAGCATTGCTCCTCTGGGCGCAGATGATTTAGCTGCTTGCGAGCCGGTATATGAAAGCGTGCCAGGTTGGCAATCTAATACTTTCGGCTTACGTAACGAAGCGGAATTGCCGCAGAAAGCGCGCGATTACCTTGCCGCATTAGAACAATGGTTAGGACTGCCAATCGTGATTGTTTCCACCGGACCAGACAGACAACATACGATTATTCGAAAATCTTTATTAAAATAA
- a CDS encoding DUF2065 domain-containing protein, with the protein MSPWLLAAVIILFFEGAIIAIAPEKWQQTMRQITQLPPAVLRKVGCILVTCAFLLLFLLRWMQS; encoded by the coding sequence GTGAGTCCTTGGCTATTGGCGGCAGTGATTATTCTCTTTTTTGAAGGTGCGATTATCGCGATTGCGCCGGAAAAATGGCAGCAGACCATGCGGCAAATCACGCAATTGCCGCCCGCTGTTTTGCGTAAAGTCGGCTGCATTTTAGTCACCTGCGCTTTCCTTTTGCTCTTTTTATTGCGGTGGATGCAGTCATGA